The Candidatus Palauibacter australiensis genome includes a region encoding these proteins:
- the lptE gene encoding LPS assembly lipoprotein LptE yields MAAIAMLAVLAGCYGFSGGGGLPSHMRTVWVAPIENESTQFGIAESLMDELLTAARQRLGLRLASEEEADAVITAQIRRYADEAVNFDAVGGVGADVFQRRVTVSVSVEILDVAENLIIWGNQSLTGTGEYEPGAETEDQALIVALENLVQQIVDGAQSQW; encoded by the coding sequence ATGGCCGCGATCGCGATGCTCGCCGTGCTGGCGGGGTGCTACGGCTTCTCCGGCGGCGGCGGGCTGCCCAGCCACATGCGCACCGTGTGGGTCGCCCCGATCGAAAACGAGAGCACGCAGTTCGGCATCGCGGAGTCGTTGATGGACGAACTCCTCACGGCGGCGCGCCAGCGGCTGGGGCTGCGGCTCGCGTCCGAGGAGGAAGCCGACGCGGTCATCACGGCGCAGATCCGGCGCTACGCAGATGAGGCGGTCAACTTCGACGCCGTCGGGGGAGTCGGCGCGGACGTCTTCCAGCGCCGCGTGACCGTCAGCGTCTCCGTGGAGATCCTGGATGTGGCCGAGAACCTCATCATCTGGGGGAATCAGAGCCTGACCGGGACCGGGGAGTACGAACCCGGAGCGGAAACCGAAGACCAGGCCCTGATCGTCGCGCTCGAGAACCTCGTCCAGCAGATCGTCGACGGAGCGCAATCGCAGTGGTAG
- the mnhG gene encoding monovalent cation/H(+) antiporter subunit G: protein MALEIVSSVLVIAGAIFAVIGGIGIVRLPDFFCRIHGAGITDTLGAGLILTGLMFLSPHWIVAVKLLAILVLLWTTSPTATHALANAALETGLRPHVDETEEATSSS from the coding sequence ATGGCGCTCGAGATCGTGAGTTCGGTACTCGTGATCGCCGGCGCGATCTTCGCGGTCATCGGCGGGATCGGCATCGTCCGCCTGCCCGACTTCTTCTGCCGCATCCACGGGGCGGGGATCACGGACACGCTCGGGGCGGGGTTGATTCTGACCGGGCTCATGTTCCTCTCGCCCCACTGGATCGTGGCGGTGAAGCTCCTCGCGATCCTCGTCCTGCTCTGGACCACGAGCCCCACGGCCACCCACGCCCTCGCCAACGCGGCGCTCGAGACCGGGCTCCGGCCGCACGTCGATGAGACGGAGGAGGCCACATCGAGTTCGTAG
- a CDS encoding Na+/H+ antiporter subunit E, whose amino-acid sequence MTYTAGLVAILAAVWLLLSGYFDKPLLLGLGAASVAFVVFISLRMRIVDDEGMPIQLPAGLVRYLPWLVVEIVKANVDVARRILRPGLPIRPRVIRVRAGQRTDVGRVIYANSITLTPGTVTIDTEGDHITVHALTEEAAEGVLSGEMDRRVARVEGRG is encoded by the coding sequence GTGACGTACACCGCCGGTCTCGTCGCCATCCTGGCGGCCGTCTGGCTCCTGTTGTCGGGGTACTTCGACAAACCGCTGCTCCTGGGCCTCGGCGCGGCCTCGGTGGCGTTCGTCGTATTCATCTCCCTCCGCATGCGGATCGTCGATGACGAGGGGATGCCGATCCAGCTCCCGGCGGGGCTCGTCCGCTACCTGCCGTGGCTCGTCGTCGAGATCGTGAAGGCGAACGTCGATGTCGCCCGGCGCATCCTGAGGCCGGGCCTGCCGATCCGTCCCCGCGTGATCCGCGTGCGGGCGGGGCAGCGCACGGATGTCGGCCGCGTCATCTACGCCAACTCCATCACGCTCACGCCCGGTACGGTGACGATCGACACGGAGGGCGACCATATCACGGTCCACGCCCTCACGGAGGAGGCGGCCGAGGGCGTCCTCTCGGGCGAGATGGACCGGCGGGTCGCCCGCGTCGAGGGGCGCGGATGA
- a CDS encoding monovalent cation/H+ antiporter complex subunit F → MILAAVVAAIIVTMALALVRAGKGPTVFDRILALNMFGTKTVLLIAVIGFVTDRPDFLDLGLVYALINFIGVIAVLRFSKYGNFADPDRERT, encoded by the coding sequence ATGATCCTCGCCGCCGTCGTCGCCGCGATCATTGTCACGATGGCGCTCGCGCTCGTGCGGGCGGGGAAGGGGCCGACCGTCTTCGACCGGATCCTCGCGCTGAACATGTTCGGCACGAAGACGGTCCTCCTGATCGCCGTGATCGGGTTCGTGACGGACCGGCCCGACTTCCTCGACCTCGGACTCGTGTACGCCCTCATCAACTTCATCGGCGTCATCGCCGTCCTGAGGTTCTCCAAGTACGGGAACTTCGCCGACCCGGACCGCGAGAGAACGTGA